In one Solanum lycopersicum chromosome 11, SLM_r2.1 genomic region, the following are encoded:
- the LOC543970 gene encoding chorimate mutase (The RefSeq protein has 2 substitutions compared to this genomic sequence): MACGDDDKLCLDSIRKSLIRQEDTIIFNLIERIKFPINPTLYKQQLPPPSNFSGSLFQYLFQETESLQSKVGRYLAPEENPFFPDNLSDSIIPLTKCTPVLHPAAESVNVNEKILDIYINQMLPLFCTEVNDDANFATTAACDIQLLQALSRRIHYGKFVAEVKFRDSIDEYKPFILAQDRDALMKLLTFEAVEEMVKKRVAKKAKVFGQEVSLNDNAEEVKGKIDPLLVSRLYDEWVMPLTKLVEVEYLLRRLD; encoded by the exons atggctTGTGGTGATGCTGATAAATTGTGTCTTGATTCAATAAGAAAGAGTTTAATTAGACAAGAAGATACCATTATTTTCAACCTTATTGAAAGAATCAAATTCCCAATAAATccaactttatacaaacaacAATTACCTCCTTCTTCCAATTTTTCAGGATCCTTATTTCAATACTTGTTTCAAGAAACAGAATCCCTTCAATCTAAG GTTGGTAGATATTTGGCCCCAGAGGAAAATCCTTTCTTCCCAGATAATTTGTCTGACTCAATCATACCACTTACCAAATGCACACCA GTTTTGCATCCTGCAGCAGAATCAGTAAATGTAAATGAGAAAATATTggatatttatataaatcagATGCTTCCACTATTTTGTACCGAGGTTAATGATGATGCAAATTTTGCAACTACTGCTGCTTGTGACATTCAGCTATTGCAG GCACTATCTAGAAGGATTCACTATGGAAAATTTGTTGCTGAAGTTAAATTTAGAGATAGTATTGATGAATATAAACCATTTATTCTTGCTCAG GATAGAGATGCTTTAATGAAGTTATTAACATTTGAAGCGGTTGAAGAGATGGTGAAGAAGAGAGTAGCGAAGAAAGCTAAAGTGTTTGGTCAAGAAGTGAGCTTAAACGATAATGCTGAAGAAGTGAAGGGCAAAATTGATCCATTGTTAGTTTCACGTTTATATGATGAATGGGTTATGCCTTTGACTAAACTTGTCGAAGTTGAATACCTCCTGCGTCGTCTTGATTAA
- the LOC101264171 gene encoding uncharacterized protein, which translates to MEIQQFSPFTITPCHFHPIPNSNHHPVLVSPLKQQRNLLKLSPLFCSSSHSNPVVQDPILQQGNGSLGKSRDTHYKNSRKKRVFFLDVNPICYKGSIPSLQSFAHWISIFFSQVSLTDPVIAVIDGERGNEYRRQLLPSYKASRRKYWHQLQGAVKSPRSTIERSHRLILDVLQSCNVPVVKIESHEADDVIATLVEQVLQRGHRVVVASPDKDFKQLISDDVQIVMPVPEFNRWSFYTLKHYVAQYNCDPRSDLSLRCILGDEVDGVPGIQHVVPGFGRKTALKLLKKHGTLENLLNAASVRSVGRQYAQDALIKYADYLRRNYEVLSLKRDVSIHIEEQWLNERDARNDSLVLSNFVTSLEDSRNLNLEKRSHSIG; encoded by the exons ATGGAGATTCAGCAATTTTCACCATTTACTATCACACCTTGCCATTTTCACCCAATTCCAAACTCTAACCACCACCCAGTTCTTGTTTCCCCATTGAAACAGCAAAGAAATTTGCTAAAACTAAGCcctcttttttgttcttcttctcatAGCAATCCTGTTGTGCAAGACCCAATTTTGCAACAAGGGAATGGTTCTTTGGGGAAAAGCAGAGATACCCATTACAAGAATTCAAGAAAAAAGAGGGTTTTTTTCTTGGATGTTAATCCTATTTGTTACAAAGGAAGTATTCCTTCTTTGCAATCTTTTGCTCATTGGATTTCCATTTTCTTCTCTCAAGTTAGCCTCACTGATCCTGTTATTGCT GTTATTGATGGAGAAAGAGGTAATGAGTATAGAAGGCAGTTGTTACCTTCCTATAAAGCAAGTAGGAGGAAATACTGGCATCAGTTGCAAGGTGCAGTAAAATCTCCACGGAGTACGATTGAAAGGTCACATAGGCTCATCTTGGATGTTCTTCAGAGCTGCAATGTTCCT GTAGTTAAGATTGAATCACATGAAGCAGATGATGTTATAGCCACACTTGTAGAACAGGTTCTACAAAGGGGGCACCGAGTTGTGGTTGCCTCTCCTGATAAAGACTTCAAACAACTGATATCTGATGATGTTCAAATTGTCATGCCAGTACCAGAGTTCAATAGATGGTCCTTTTACACCTTAAAACACTATGTGGCACAGTACAATTGTGATCCGAGATCTGATTTGAGCCTGA GGTGCATACTGGGCGACGAGGTTGATGGTGTTCCTGGAATCCAGCATGTTGTTCCTGGTTTTGGTCGAAAGACTGCTTTGAAGCTTTTGAAAAAGCACGGTACACTGGAGAATTTACTTAATGCTGCTTCAGTAAGATCAGTGGGCAGGCAGTATGCACAAGATGCCCTTATCAAGTACGCTGATTATCTGCGCAGAAATTATGAAGTTCTCTCTCTGAAGAG GGATGTCAGTATCCATATTGAGGAGCAATGGCTTAATGAGAGGGATGCGCGTAATGACTCACTTGTTTTATCCAACTTCGTCACTTCGCTGGAAGACAGTAGGAATCTTAATTTGGAAAAGAGATCGCATTCCATTGGTTGA
- the LOC138339691 gene encoding uncharacterized protein — translation MEGDHVWLRISPMKGVMRFGKKGKLSPRFIGPFEILRRVGEVAYKLAFPPSLSVVHPVCHVSMLRKYIPDESHVLSLDYVELGPDLTFEEEPIAILDRQVRKLRTKDIASKKVQWKHRSVREATWETESDMRSRYPQLFEASGTFFHFKFEDEHDF, via the coding sequence atggagggtgatcatgtttggctccgaatatcacccatgaagggtgtgatgaggttcgGAAAGAAGGGAAAACTTAGTCCTAGATTCATTGGCCCTTTTGAGATTTTAAGacgagtgggagaggtggcctataagttggcctttCCACCTAGTTTGTCAGTAGTACATCCTGTTTgtcatgtctctatgcttcggaagtatattccggACGAATCTCATGTGCTTTCACTTGATTATGTGGAGTTGGGCCCAGATTTGACATTTGaagaggagcctatagctattttggataggcaggttcgaaagcttaggaccaaggaCATTGCTTCAAAAAAGGTGCAGTGGAAGCACCGATCGGTGagagaggcaacttgggagacagaGTCTGACATGCGTTCCAGATACCCTCAGCTTTTTGAAGCTTCAGGTACTTTCTTTCACTTCaagttcgaggacgaacatgatttttag
- the LOC543970 gene encoding chorimate mutase isoform X1: MACGDADKLCLDSIRKSLIRQEDTIIFNLIERIKFPINPTLYKQQLPPSSNFSGSLFQYLFQETESLQSKVGRYLAPEENPFFPDNLSDSIIPLTKCTPVLHPAAESVNVNEKILDIYINQMLPLFCTEVNDDANFATTAACDIQLLQDRDALMKLLTFEAVEEMVKKRVAKKAKVFGQEVSLNDNAEEVKGKIDPLLVSRLYDEWVMPLTKLVEVEYLLRRLD, encoded by the exons atggctTGTGGTGATGCTGATAAATTGTGTCTTGATTCAATAAGAAAGAGTTTAATTAGACAAGAAGATACCATTATTTTCAACCTTATTGAAAGAATCAAATTCCCAATAAATccaactttatacaaacaacAATTACCTCCTTCTTCCAATTTTTCAGGATCCTTATTTCAATACTTGTTTCAAGAAACAGAATCCCTTCAATCTAAG GTTGGTAGATATTTGGCCCCAGAGGAAAATCCTTTCTTCCCAGATAATTTGTCTGACTCAATCATACCACTTACCAAATGCACACCA GTTTTGCATCCTGCAGCAGAATCAGTAAATGTAAATGAGAAAATATTggatatttatataaatcagATGCTTCCACTATTTTGTACCGAGGTTAATGATGATGCAAATTTTGCAACTACTGCTGCTTGTGACATTCAGCTATTGCAG GATAGAGATGCTTTAATGAAGTTATTAACATTTGAAGCGGTTGAAGAGATGGTGAAGAAGAGAGTAGCGAAGAAAGCTAAAGTGTTTGGTCAAGAAGTGAGCTTAAACGATAATGCTGAAGAAGTGAAGGGCAAAATTGATCCATTGTTAGTTTCACGTTTATATGATGAATGGGTTATGCCTTTGACTAAACTTGTCGAAGTTGAATACCTCCTGCGTCGTCTTGATTAA